In Balearica regulorum gibbericeps isolate bBalReg1 chromosome 2, bBalReg1.pri, whole genome shotgun sequence, one DNA window encodes the following:
- the LOC104637372 gene encoding C-C chemokine receptor type 8, whose translation MEGNLMYQLDRVGSEDVSVGYTSPASNTSAASEYAFFYPELDISCDLENIPAFASTFFPVLYSLLFVTGLIGNALVVWVLTVFKKVRAMTDVYLLNLAISDLLFVFSLPFLVQYSIKSQWTFGNAMCKIISSAYFIGFYSSAFFITIMSINRYLAIVRSVYALQIQTTAHGVITSLVLWAVAILASVPDLIFFQEMNDNNQTKCIPHYPNGNNGWKTFTNFEVNVLGWLIPVGILSFCYHSILKNLQKCRTQNKYKAMKLVFIVVIVFFLFWTPVNIVLFLDSLRNLYIIDDCQTSQRLNLAMELAEALSFVHCCLNPVIYAFVGEKFKEHLREAFRKYARFLFICKDYSAFGGRSLDKHSSVRVTSSQSSFVGTVL comes from the exons ATGGAGGGGAACTTGATGTACCAGCTGGACAGAGTGGGCTCTGAGGACGTGTCG GTGGGTTACACATCACCAGCATCTAACACCTCTGCAGCCTCTGAATATGCCTTCTTCTACCCAGAACTGGACATCAGCTGTGATCTTGAAAATATTCCAGCATTTGCATCTAccttttttccagtgctgtacTCTCTACTGTTCGTGACTGGCCTCATAGGAAATGCTTTGGTCGTTTGGGTCCTAACAGTCTTCAAGAAAGTCAGGGCCATGACTGATGTGTATCTGCTGAACCTCGCCATCTCTGACctcctctttgttttctccctcccaTTCTTGGTTCAGTACTCCATCAAGAGCCAGTGGACTTTTGGAAATGCAATGTGTAAAATCATCAGCTCAGCTTACTTCATTGGTTTCTACAGCAGTGCCTTCTTCATAACCATCATGAGCATCAACAGGTACTTGGCCATTGTCCGGTCTGTCTACGCTCTACAGATTCAGACAACTGCCCATGGGGTTATCACCAGCCTGGTCCTTTGGGCAGTGGCCATTTTAGCATCAGTGccagacttaatttttttccaggaaatgaaTGACAATAACCAGACTAAGTGCATCCCTCACTATCCTAACGGCAACAATGGCTGGAAGACTTTCACTAATTTTGAAGTCAATGTCCTGGGGTGGCTGATCCCTGTTGGTATCCTCAGTTTCTGCTACCACAGCATCTTGAAAAACCTGCAGAAGTGCCGTACTCAGAATAAGTACAAAGCAATGAAACTGGTTTTTATTGTCGTCATtgtgttcttcctcttctggaCCCCTGTCAACATTGTGCTTTTTCTGGACTCTCTGAGGAACCTGTACATCATCGACGACTGCCAGACAAGCCAAAGGCTAAACCTAGCCATGGAGCTGGCCGAGGCGCTCTCCTTTGTCCACTGCTGCCTCAACCCGGTCATCTACGCCTTTGTGGGTGAGAagttcaaggagcatctccgtgaagctttcagaaaatacGCACGTTTTCTGTTTATCTGCAAAGACTATAGTGCTTTCGGTGGGCGCAGTCTGGACAAGCACTCCTCTGTGCGCGTGACGTCCTCACAGTCATCTTTTGTTGGCACTGTGTTGTAG